A single region of the Polyodon spathula isolate WHYD16114869_AA chromosome 5, ASM1765450v1, whole genome shotgun sequence genome encodes:
- the LOC121315933 gene encoding fermitin family homolog 1-like isoform X2: MTTAAEYGATSWELCVQVEHQYEGEPKEFNIRVTGDLHIGGLMLKLVEQIQIPQDWSNYALWWEQKNCWLLKTHWTLDKYGVQADANLLYTPQHKALRLQLPNMKIVRLKVSFSAKVFKAVSEICKTLNIRRSEELSLLKPLDEPQKKKKKEKSNNLIIEDILNLDNTAVISGAAASPGLYSKTMTPIYDPVNGTPASSTIMWFSDSPLTEQNCNVLAVSQPNCPPEKLAKLYQPLSLVDKAAINAGWLDSSRSLMEQGFQEEDKLLLRFKYFSFFDLNPKYDAVRINQLYEQARWAILLEEIECTEEEMFMFASLQYHISKMSKSSEPQSSSNEPDTDEVEAALANLEVALDGAHSDRMLEDITDIPKLADYLKLFRPKKLTLRAYKEYWFVFKDTSISYYKNMECARADPIEQLHLRGCEVVPDVNVSSKKFGIKLLIPVADGMNEIYLRCENENQYAKWMAACMLASKGKTMAYSSYRTEVRNIQSFLKMKDLNSAQAQAAPNLEAMEMNSDCFVSPRYVKKYKNKQLTARILEAHQNVSQMSLVEAKMRFIQAWQSLPEFGIKYYIVRFRGCKKDELLGISYNRLIRIDMSTCLPIITWRFSNMRQWNVNWEIRQVAIEFDQNVSIAFACLSCDCKVVHEYIGGYIFLSTRSKDQNETLDEELFHKLTGGQD, encoded by the exons AGATTCCTCAAGACTGGTCAAACTACGCTCTTTGGTGGGAACAGAAGAACTGCTGGCTGTTGAAAACCCACTGGACACTGGACAAATATGGAGTGCAGGCTGATGCTAATCTTCTCTACACACCTCAGCACAAAGCTCTGCGGCTGCAGCTGCCAAACATGAAGATTGTAAGACTGAAGGTCAGCTTCTCTGCTAAGGTTTTCAAGGCAGTCAGCGAAATCTGCAAAACTCTAA ATATCAGAAGGTCAGAGGAGCTCTCCTTACTGAAGCCACTAGATGAACcacagaaaaagaagaaaaaagaaaaaagtaacaatctaatcattgaagacattttaaatttgGACAACACTGCAGTCATCTCGGGAGCTGCAG CAAGCCCTGGGCTGTACAGTAAAACCATGACACCTATATACGATCCAGTCAACGGAACTCCAGCGTCGTCTACCATTATGTGGTTCAGTGACAGTCCACTAACAGAACAGAACTGTAATGTCCTGGCTGTTAGCCAGCCAAACTGCCCACCTGAAAAACTAGCAAAGCTGTACCAGCCACTGTCGTTAGTTGACAAAGCGGCAATAAATGCAGG ATGGTTAGATTCATCCCGTTCCCTCATGGAACAAGGCTTTCAGGAGGAGGATAAACTTTTGTTGCGCTTCAAGTACTTCAGTTTCTTTGACTTGAACCCAAAA TATGATGCTGTCAGAATAAACCAGCTCTATGAACAGGCACGGTGGGCAATACTTTTGGAAGAAATTGAATGCACTGAAGAAGAAATGTTCATGTTTGCCTCACTGCAG tACCATATAAGCAAGATGTCCAAGTCTTCTGAACCGCAAAGTTCTTCAAATGAGCCTGACACAGATGAAGTAGAAGCTGCCCTAGCTAATCTAGAAGTGGCACTTGATGGCGCACATTCAGACAGAATGCTG GAGGACATCACTGATATTCCAAAGCTTGCTGATTATCTGAAGCTTTTCAG gCCCAAAAAGCTGACCCTGCGAGCGTATAAGGAGtactggtttgtttttaaagacaccTCCATATCATACTACAAGAATATGGAATGTGCTCGAGCAGACCCCATTGAACAGCTGCACCTAAGAG GTTGTGAAGTTGTACCTGATGTTAATGTCTCAAGTAAGAAATTTGGAATCAAGCTCTTAATTCCTGTAGCCGATGGCATGAATGAAATCTACCTGCGATGTGAAAAT GAGAATCAGTACGCCAAATGGATGGCTGCATGCATGCTGGCATCCAAAGGGAAAACGATGGCCTACAGCTCCTACCGAACTGAAGTCCGCAACATTCAGTCTTTCCTGAAAATGAAGGACCTAAACTCAGCTCAAGCACAAGCTGCTCCAAATCTAGAAGCCATGGAGATGAACTCAGATTGTTTTGTGTCTCccagatatgtgaaaaagtacaaaaataaacag CTAACAGCACGTATCCTGGAAGCACATCAGAATGTCTCCCAAATGTCTCTTGTGGAAGCCAAGATGCGTTTTATACAAGCATGGCAGTCGCTACCCGAGTTTGGCATCAAATACTATATTGTAAG GTTTCGAGGATGCAAGAAAGATGAGCTGTTGGGGATTTCCTACAACAGATTAATAAGGATAGATATGAGTACTTGTCTTCCAATAATAACCTGGCGGTTCTCGAACATGAGGCAATGGAATGTAAACTGGGAGATTCGTCAG GTTGCAATTGAGTTTGATCAGAATGTGTCAATCGCATTTGCCTGCCTGAGTTGCGACTGTAAGGTCGTCCATGAATACATTGGAGGGTACATTTTCCTGTCAACCCGATCCAAGGATCAAAATGAAACTTTAGATGAAGAACTTTTCCATAAGCTTACAGGAGGACAGGACTAA
- the LOC121315933 gene encoding fermitin family homolog 1-like isoform X1, with the protein MTTAAEYGATSWELCVQVEHQYEGEPKEFNIRVTGDLHIGGLMLKLVEQIQIPQDWSNYALWWEQKNCWLLKTHWTLDKYGVQADANLLYTPQHKALRLQLPNMKIVRLKVSFSAKVFKAVSEICKTLIHPSFSFQHSMQKDRCLQQMDKDIRRSEELSLLKPLDEPQKKKKKEKSNNLIIEDILNLDNTAVISGAAASPGLYSKTMTPIYDPVNGTPASSTIMWFSDSPLTEQNCNVLAVSQPNCPPEKLAKLYQPLSLVDKAAINAGWLDSSRSLMEQGFQEEDKLLLRFKYFSFFDLNPKYDAVRINQLYEQARWAILLEEIECTEEEMFMFASLQYHISKMSKSSEPQSSSNEPDTDEVEAALANLEVALDGAHSDRMLEDITDIPKLADYLKLFRPKKLTLRAYKEYWFVFKDTSISYYKNMECARADPIEQLHLRGCEVVPDVNVSSKKFGIKLLIPVADGMNEIYLRCENENQYAKWMAACMLASKGKTMAYSSYRTEVRNIQSFLKMKDLNSAQAQAAPNLEAMEMNSDCFVSPRYVKKYKNKQLTARILEAHQNVSQMSLVEAKMRFIQAWQSLPEFGIKYYIVRFRGCKKDELLGISYNRLIRIDMSTCLPIITWRFSNMRQWNVNWEIRQVAIEFDQNVSIAFACLSCDCKVVHEYIGGYIFLSTRSKDQNETLDEELFHKLTGGQD; encoded by the exons AGATTCCTCAAGACTGGTCAAACTACGCTCTTTGGTGGGAACAGAAGAACTGCTGGCTGTTGAAAACCCACTGGACACTGGACAAATATGGAGTGCAGGCTGATGCTAATCTTCTCTACACACCTCAGCACAAAGCTCTGCGGCTGCAGCTGCCAAACATGAAGATTGTAAGACTGAAGGTCAGCTTCTCTGCTAAGGTTTTCAAGGCAGTCAGCGAAATCTGCAAAACTCTAA TACACCCAAGTTTCTCATTTCAGCATTCAATGCAAAAGGACAGATGTCTCCAGCAGATGGACAAAG ATATCAGAAGGTCAGAGGAGCTCTCCTTACTGAAGCCACTAGATGAACcacagaaaaagaagaaaaaagaaaaaagtaacaatctaatcattgaagacattttaaatttgGACAACACTGCAGTCATCTCGGGAGCTGCAG CAAGCCCTGGGCTGTACAGTAAAACCATGACACCTATATACGATCCAGTCAACGGAACTCCAGCGTCGTCTACCATTATGTGGTTCAGTGACAGTCCACTAACAGAACAGAACTGTAATGTCCTGGCTGTTAGCCAGCCAAACTGCCCACCTGAAAAACTAGCAAAGCTGTACCAGCCACTGTCGTTAGTTGACAAAGCGGCAATAAATGCAGG ATGGTTAGATTCATCCCGTTCCCTCATGGAACAAGGCTTTCAGGAGGAGGATAAACTTTTGTTGCGCTTCAAGTACTTCAGTTTCTTTGACTTGAACCCAAAA TATGATGCTGTCAGAATAAACCAGCTCTATGAACAGGCACGGTGGGCAATACTTTTGGAAGAAATTGAATGCACTGAAGAAGAAATGTTCATGTTTGCCTCACTGCAG tACCATATAAGCAAGATGTCCAAGTCTTCTGAACCGCAAAGTTCTTCAAATGAGCCTGACACAGATGAAGTAGAAGCTGCCCTAGCTAATCTAGAAGTGGCACTTGATGGCGCACATTCAGACAGAATGCTG GAGGACATCACTGATATTCCAAAGCTTGCTGATTATCTGAAGCTTTTCAG gCCCAAAAAGCTGACCCTGCGAGCGTATAAGGAGtactggtttgtttttaaagacaccTCCATATCATACTACAAGAATATGGAATGTGCTCGAGCAGACCCCATTGAACAGCTGCACCTAAGAG GTTGTGAAGTTGTACCTGATGTTAATGTCTCAAGTAAGAAATTTGGAATCAAGCTCTTAATTCCTGTAGCCGATGGCATGAATGAAATCTACCTGCGATGTGAAAAT GAGAATCAGTACGCCAAATGGATGGCTGCATGCATGCTGGCATCCAAAGGGAAAACGATGGCCTACAGCTCCTACCGAACTGAAGTCCGCAACATTCAGTCTTTCCTGAAAATGAAGGACCTAAACTCAGCTCAAGCACAAGCTGCTCCAAATCTAGAAGCCATGGAGATGAACTCAGATTGTTTTGTGTCTCccagatatgtgaaaaagtacaaaaataaacag CTAACAGCACGTATCCTGGAAGCACATCAGAATGTCTCCCAAATGTCTCTTGTGGAAGCCAAGATGCGTTTTATACAAGCATGGCAGTCGCTACCCGAGTTTGGCATCAAATACTATATTGTAAG GTTTCGAGGATGCAAGAAAGATGAGCTGTTGGGGATTTCCTACAACAGATTAATAAGGATAGATATGAGTACTTGTCTTCCAATAATAACCTGGCGGTTCTCGAACATGAGGCAATGGAATGTAAACTGGGAGATTCGTCAG GTTGCAATTGAGTTTGATCAGAATGTGTCAATCGCATTTGCCTGCCTGAGTTGCGACTGTAAGGTCGTCCATGAATACATTGGAGGGTACATTTTCCTGTCAACCCGATCCAAGGATCAAAATGAAACTTTAGATGAAGAACTTTTCCATAAGCTTACAGGAGGACAGGACTAA
- the LOC121315934 gene encoding leucine-rich repeat neuronal protein 4-like isoform X2, which translates to MFLFLSSVLVMSVFWEAECNQASSNTSFFPVVHGSLWSLDFSNRNLSSRDISCGTFKHSQLKYLNLSNNHLVMFPLCLPATLNVLDLSNNNISELTDHSFQDLLDLHTLILHHNNIIQVLLNTTLNLKVLDLSYNQLLSLPVTTNWSNLTYLSIAENQIENVYLNDLNTFQSLEHLNLSGNPLAYFNTSGMADASAGNLIELDIRNTNITNDTRCSYFQKFETLHMVRNQHLSHQEHSLKECMPTLSKVNFKNTNSLDTGNSKIFNILQELKFFSIKKYEASTSASIQNALDNTGTIRTDGTTISAVKETAKSAASETTTGMTTETTLVTTVTYTHMGQEKTTSIRTNGTPNSPNSESTKAAASETTKTAATEIKIAASATPKATLESPKHSPLSNLTTPFQQFDFGTDEYESDDLPSKHDQFNPQLVTCDYDPCRDLQIPCLDLQKLHKCLCPGMSTAAIRPNPPMLKEASEITYTSANIHWCAPYSAVSEYQLKVEREDGLVHLNDHIHETFRRFTVYGLPAGTTHSVCVAAKNKAGTSDEVCTTFKTEHDYTIFMYAFATATGLLLLVAIVLAVCLYKRSKNPPPELPYLTNSISIQNPAFSHPMGKYDFSNNI; encoded by the exons atgttccTGTTTCTCAGCTCTGTTCTGGTTATGTCTGTGTTTTGGGAAGCTGAATGCAACCAAGCAAGTAGCAACACCTCTTTTTTCCCTGTAGTACACGGCAGCCTGTGGTCCCTTGACTTTTCCAATAGAAACCTGAGCTCTAGAGACATTTCTTGTGGGACATTTAAGCATTCacaattaaaatatctaaatctCTCAAATAATCACCTTGTGATGTTTCCTCTCTGTTTGCCAGCAACCCTAAATGTCCTGGATTTAAGCAACAACAACATTTCAGAGCTTACTGACCACAGTTTTCAAGACCTTTTGGATTTGCATACTTTGATATTACATCACAACAACATCATACAGGTTTTGTTGAATACAACGTTGAACCTAAAGGTATTGGATCTCAGTTACAATCAGCTTTTATCTTTGCCAGTGACAACAAACTGGTCCAACCTTACTTACTTGTCCATTGCTGAAAAccaaatagaaaatgtttatcTAAATGACTTAAACACTTTCCAATCCCTTGAGCATCTGAATCTGTCAGGAAATCCGCTTGCATATTTTAACACATCAGGAATGGCAGATGCTTCTGCAGGCAACCTGATTGAGCTGGACATAAGGAATACCAATATAACAA ATGACACTCGGTGCAGTTATTTTCAGAAGTTTGAAACACTCCATATGGTAAGAAATCAACATCTCAGCCATCAAGAGCATTCTTTAAAAGAATGCATGCCCACATTAAGCAAAGtgaacttcaaaaacacaaaTTCACTGGACACTGGAAACTCCAAGATTTTCAACATTTTGCAGGAGTTGAAATTCTTCTCCATCAAAAA GTATGAAGCATCCACAAGTGCCAGTATACAGAATGCACTAGACAATACAGGAACTATCAGAACAGATGGGACAACCATTTCAGCAGTTAAAGAGACTGCAAAATCTGCAGCTTCCGAAACTACTACAGGAATGACTACAGAGACTACATTAGTGACAACAGTCACTTACACACACATGGGACAAGAAAAAACTACATCTATAAGAACAAATGGAACACCAAATTCCCCAAATTCAGAGTCTACAAAAGCTGCAGCttcagaaacaacaaaaacagcagcaacagaGATTAAAATAGCAGCTTCAGCCACCCCAAAAGCAACTTTAGAGAGCCCGAAACACAGTCCACTGAGCAATCTTACCACTCCATTTCAACAATTTGATTTTGGCACTGATGAGTATGAGTCTGATGATTTACCATCTAAACATGATCAATTTAATCCTCAGTTGGTGACATGTGACTACGACCCCTGTAGAGACCTTCAGATTCCTTGCTTGGACCTGCAGAAGCTGCATAAATGCTTATGCCCAGGAATGTCTACAGCTGCTATACGGCCAAACCCACCAATGCTCAAAGAAGCCTCTGAGATTACATATACATCTGCCAACATCCATTGGTGTGCTCCTTATTCTGCTGTGAGCGAGTACCAGCTTAAGGTAGAACGAGAAGACGGACTAGTGCATCTGAATGATCACATTCACGAAACGTTTAGAAGGTTTACTGTGTACGGGCTTCCAGCTGGCACAACACACAGTGTCTGTGTTGCGGCAAAGAACAAAGCAGGAACCTCTGATGAAGTATGCACTACATTCAAAACTGAACACGATTATACAATATTCATGTATGCCTTCGCCACAGCTACAGGCTTACTTCTGCTTGTTGCAATCGTACTGGCAGTATGTCTGTACAAGAGGTCTAAAAATCCACCACCCGAACTTCCATACCTTACAAACTCGATCTCTATACAGAACCCAGCATTCAGCCACCCGATGGGGAAGTATGATTTTTCAAATAACATATAA
- the LOC121315934 gene encoding leucine-rich repeat neuronal protein 4-like isoform X1: MFLFLSSVLVMSVFWEAECNQASSNTSFFPVVHGSLWSLDFSNRNLSSRDISCGTFKHSQLKYLNLSNNHLVMFPLCLPATLNVLDLSNNNISELTDHSFQDLLDLHTLILHHNNIIQVLLNTTLNLKVLDLSYNQLLSLPVTTNWSNLTYLSIAENQIENVYLNDLNTFQSLEHLNLSGNPLAYFNTSGMADASAGNLIELDIRNTNITNDTRCSYFQKFETLHMVRNQHLSHQEHSLKECMPTLSKVNFKNTNSLDTGNSKIFNILQELKFFSIKNLSTVDSANTSSSNTTKNDNKSLFNCKLGLCLLLSTPGKNLERYEASTSASIQNALDNTGTIRTDGTTISAVKETAKSAASETTTGMTTETTLVTTVTYTHMGQEKTTSIRTNGTPNSPNSESTKAAASETTKTAATEIKIAASATPKATLESPKHSPLSNLTTPFQQFDFGTDEYESDDLPSKHDQFNPQLVTCDYDPCRDLQIPCLDLQKLHKCLCPGMSTAAIRPNPPMLKEASEITYTSANIHWCAPYSAVSEYQLKVEREDGLVHLNDHIHETFRRFTVYGLPAGTTHSVCVAAKNKAGTSDEVCTTFKTEHDYTIFMYAFATATGLLLLVAIVLAVCLYKRSKNPPPELPYLTNSISIQNPAFSHPMGKYDFSNNI, from the exons atgttccTGTTTCTCAGCTCTGTTCTGGTTATGTCTGTGTTTTGGGAAGCTGAATGCAACCAAGCAAGTAGCAACACCTCTTTTTTCCCTGTAGTACACGGCAGCCTGTGGTCCCTTGACTTTTCCAATAGAAACCTGAGCTCTAGAGACATTTCTTGTGGGACATTTAAGCATTCacaattaaaatatctaaatctCTCAAATAATCACCTTGTGATGTTTCCTCTCTGTTTGCCAGCAACCCTAAATGTCCTGGATTTAAGCAACAACAACATTTCAGAGCTTACTGACCACAGTTTTCAAGACCTTTTGGATTTGCATACTTTGATATTACATCACAACAACATCATACAGGTTTTGTTGAATACAACGTTGAACCTAAAGGTATTGGATCTCAGTTACAATCAGCTTTTATCTTTGCCAGTGACAACAAACTGGTCCAACCTTACTTACTTGTCCATTGCTGAAAAccaaatagaaaatgtttatcTAAATGACTTAAACACTTTCCAATCCCTTGAGCATCTGAATCTGTCAGGAAATCCGCTTGCATATTTTAACACATCAGGAATGGCAGATGCTTCTGCAGGCAACCTGATTGAGCTGGACATAAGGAATACCAATATAACAA ATGACACTCGGTGCAGTTATTTTCAGAAGTTTGAAACACTCCATATGGTAAGAAATCAACATCTCAGCCATCAAGAGCATTCTTTAAAAGAATGCATGCCCACATTAAGCAAAGtgaacttcaaaaacacaaaTTCACTGGACACTGGAAACTCCAAGATTTTCAACATTTTGCAGGAGTTGAAATTCTTCTCCATCAAAAA TCTGAGCACAGTCGACTCAGCAAACACAAGTTCTTCAAATACGAccaaaaatgacaataaaagcCTATTTAACTGTAAACTTGGGCTCTGTTTGCTTCTGTCTACTCCTGGCAAGAATCTTGAAAG GTATGAAGCATCCACAAGTGCCAGTATACAGAATGCACTAGACAATACAGGAACTATCAGAACAGATGGGACAACCATTTCAGCAGTTAAAGAGACTGCAAAATCTGCAGCTTCCGAAACTACTACAGGAATGACTACAGAGACTACATTAGTGACAACAGTCACTTACACACACATGGGACAAGAAAAAACTACATCTATAAGAACAAATGGAACACCAAATTCCCCAAATTCAGAGTCTACAAAAGCTGCAGCttcagaaacaacaaaaacagcagcaacagaGATTAAAATAGCAGCTTCAGCCACCCCAAAAGCAACTTTAGAGAGCCCGAAACACAGTCCACTGAGCAATCTTACCACTCCATTTCAACAATTTGATTTTGGCACTGATGAGTATGAGTCTGATGATTTACCATCTAAACATGATCAATTTAATCCTCAGTTGGTGACATGTGACTACGACCCCTGTAGAGACCTTCAGATTCCTTGCTTGGACCTGCAGAAGCTGCATAAATGCTTATGCCCAGGAATGTCTACAGCTGCTATACGGCCAAACCCACCAATGCTCAAAGAAGCCTCTGAGATTACATATACATCTGCCAACATCCATTGGTGTGCTCCTTATTCTGCTGTGAGCGAGTACCAGCTTAAGGTAGAACGAGAAGACGGACTAGTGCATCTGAATGATCACATTCACGAAACGTTTAGAAGGTTTACTGTGTACGGGCTTCCAGCTGGCACAACACACAGTGTCTGTGTTGCGGCAAAGAACAAAGCAGGAACCTCTGATGAAGTATGCACTACATTCAAAACTGAACACGATTATACAATATTCATGTATGCCTTCGCCACAGCTACAGGCTTACTTCTGCTTGTTGCAATCGTACTGGCAGTATGTCTGTACAAGAGGTCTAAAAATCCACCACCCGAACTTCCATACCTTACAAACTCGATCTCTATACAGAACCCAGCATTCAGCCACCCGATGGGGAAGTATGATTTTTCAAATAACATATAA